The proteins below are encoded in one region of Tamandua tetradactyla isolate mTamTet1 chromosome 9, mTamTet1.pri, whole genome shotgun sequence:
- the FGF4 gene encoding fibroblast growth factor 4: MAGPGAAAKALLLAVLLALLAPWAGRGGAAPTASNRTLEAELERRWDSLVARSLARLPVAVRPKEAAVQGGAGDYLLGIKRLRRLYCNVGIGFHLQVLPDGHIGGVHADTGDSLLELSPVERGVVSIFGVSSRFFVAMTNKGKLYGSPFFTDECKFKETLLPNNYNAYESYQYPGLFVALSKNGKAKKGNRVSPTMKVTHFLPRL; the protein is encoded by the exons ATGGCGGGGCCCGGGGCGGCCGCGAAGGCGCTGCTCCTGGCCGTCCTGTTGGCCCTGCTGGCGCCCTGGGCGGGCCGAGGGGGCGCCGCGCCCACCGCCTCCAACCGCACTCTGGAGGCCGAGCTGGAGCGCCGCTGGGACAGCCTGGTGGCGCGCTCGCTGGCGCGCCTGCCGGTGGCCGTGCGGCCCAAGGAGGCGGCCGTCCAGGGCGGCGCCGGCGACTACCTGCTGGGCATCAAGCGGCTGCGGCGGCTGTACTGCAACGTGGGCATCGGCTTCCACCTCCAGGTGCTCCCCGACGGCCACATCGGCGGCGTGCACGCGGACACGGGCGACA GCCTGCTGGAACTGTCGCCGGTGGAGCGGGGCGTCGTGAGCATCTTCGGTGTGTCCAGCCGCTTCTTCGTGGCCATGACTAACAAGGGCAAGCTCTACGGCTCC cctTTCTTCACCGATGAGTGCAAGTTCAAGGAGACGCTCCTGCCCAACAACTACAATGCCTACGAGTCGTACCAGTACCCCGGCCTCTTCGTGGCGCTGAGTAAGAATGGAAAGGCCAAAAAGGGGAACCGCGTGTCACCCACCATGAAGGTGACCCACTTCCTTCCCAGGCTGTGA